The following are from one region of the Dermacentor albipictus isolate Rhodes 1998 colony chromosome 5, USDA_Dalb.pri_finalv2, whole genome shotgun sequence genome:
- the LOC135899177 gene encoding very long chain fatty acid elongase 7-like: MSTNMTTAATTPLGSLHDHYVQLADPRTSDWPLMGSPLPIVTLIGMYLLFATRIGPWLMRDREPYNIRNLVFAYNVAMVALSFYFIYITLTYMGMRNGQSLLCWPTDPRPTGINMFFLDKAWYYMLMKAGEMLDTLFFVLRKKTRHLSFLHLLHHSLALWSVWLVLTLGITGHVYSFPLLNSGVHVVMYGYYALSALEPATRPRLWWKKYVTLFQIIQFTALALHALIPVVVDCGISRVLAFVGALEGILFASLFTDFYYSAYISQRSKTR, encoded by the coding sequence ATGTCCACGAACATGACGACGGCAGCGACGACCCCGCTCGGCAGTCTGCATGACCACTACGTACAGCTTGCAGACCCGCGGACAAGCGACTGGCCATTGATGGGCAGCCCACTGCCAATAGTGACTCTCATCGGAATGTATCTGCTCTTCGCCACCCGGATCGGGCCCTGGCTGATGCGTGATCGCGAGCCTTACAATATACGAAATCTAGTGTTCGCCTATAATGTGGCTATGGTGGCGCTGAGCTTCTACTTCATCTACATCACGCTGACATACATGGGAATGCGGAATGGTCAGAGCCTGCTGTGCTGGCCGACGGACCCAAGGCCCACGGGGATAAATATGTTCTTTCTGGACAAGGCATGGTACTACATGCTCATGAAGGCAGGCGAGATGCTGGACACGCTGTTCTTCGTGTTGCGCAAGAAGACGCGCCACCTCAGCTTCCTCCACTTGCTGCACCACTCACTCGCCCTGTGGTCCGTGTGGCTCGTGCTCACGCTGGGCATCACGGGACACGTGTACTCTTTTCCACTGCTCAACTCTGGTGTACACGTTGTTATGTACGGCTACTACGCTCTTTCCGCACTGGAGCCTGCGACGCGGCCTAGATTGTGGTGGAAGAAGTACGTCACTCTGTTCCAGATCATCCAGTTCACCGCGCTTGCTCTGCACGCCCTGATACCCGTTGTCGTTGACTGCGGTATATCCCGAGTCCTGGCCTTCGTCGGCGCTCTGGAGGGAATCTTATTTGCCAGCCTCTTCACGGACTTCTACTACAGTGCGTACATCAGCCAGCGTTCGAAAACCCGTTAA